In one window of Eggerthella guodeyinii DNA:
- the rsmA gene encoding 16S rRNA (adenine(1518)-N(6)/adenine(1519)-N(6))-dimethyltransferase RsmA codes for MTKLSPLASVSETRAVLEAHGLSTKYSLGQNFLINDAILQKIVALADLAPDDYVLEVGPGIGTLTIALLRCAGRVLSVERDPDLPAVLAETLAPWSERFALISKDALDLTMDDLREAGAPSGALPDKFVANLPYAVAATVVLDYFEQFASLDSATVMVQKEVADRMAAVPGTKNYGAYTVKLRLHAEPAGRFGVGPGNFFPPPRVESAVLRLDRRPVFDDDGVQLDADAVAAACTMAEAAFATRRKTLSNSCKTYFAGRGPQGAAVIAALPQLFERAGVDPRLRGETLDLPAFVRLGRAYQQLGTPA; via the coding sequence CTCGCTCGGCCAGAACTTCCTCATCAACGACGCCATCCTGCAGAAGATCGTCGCGCTGGCCGACCTCGCGCCCGACGACTACGTGCTGGAGGTGGGGCCGGGCATCGGCACGCTCACCATCGCGCTGCTGAGATGCGCCGGGCGCGTGCTGTCGGTTGAGCGCGACCCCGACCTGCCCGCCGTGCTGGCCGAGACGCTCGCGCCCTGGTCCGAGCGGTTCGCCCTGATCAGCAAAGACGCGCTCGATTTGACGATGGATGACCTGCGCGAGGCCGGCGCCCCGTCGGGCGCGTTGCCCGACAAGTTCGTGGCGAACCTGCCCTACGCGGTGGCCGCCACCGTGGTGCTCGACTACTTCGAGCAGTTCGCGTCGCTCGACAGCGCCACCGTCATGGTGCAGAAGGAGGTGGCCGACCGCATGGCTGCCGTCCCGGGCACGAAGAACTACGGCGCCTACACGGTGAAGCTGCGCCTGCACGCCGAGCCCGCGGGGCGCTTCGGCGTGGGGCCGGGCAACTTCTTCCCGCCGCCGCGCGTCGAGAGCGCCGTGCTGCGCCTCGATCGCCGCCCGGTCTTCGACGACGACGGCGTGCAGCTCGACGCGGACGCCGTCGCCGCCGCCTGCACCATGGCCGAGGCCGCGTTCGCCACGCGCCGCAAAACGCTGTCGAACTCCTGCAAAACCTACTTCGCCGGCCGCGGCCCGCAGGGAGCCGCCGTCATCGCCGCGCTCCCGCAGCTGTTCGAGCGCGCCGGCGTCGATCCCAGGCTTCGCGGCGAGACCCTCGACCTCCCCGCGTTCGTCCGCCTGGGCCGCGCCTATCAGCAGCTCGGCACGCCAGCCTGA
- a CDS encoding serine hydrolase domain-containing protein produces MDNKLDDNIAGIVVLKNGAMVHEAYDNGCDETTAIHGFSVTKSVVALLFGIALDQGLLESVDQRVLDFFPDYAVKRGERTIQRITLRDMLTMTAPYKYRFAPYAKYFASDDWVRASLDLLGGKGRVGEFRYAPLIGPDILTGVLVRATGRPVLAFAQEHLFGPLGIDVAGSIAFESKEDQLAFNKAKGVSGWVVDPQGVNTAGWGLTLTPRDMAKIGQLCLEGGTWDGRQLVSRAWLDECLREHARWKKIDQGYGYLWWIVDAGEGACAALGDGGNCIYFNREKGLVVAIASLFKPRPKDRIDLIRTSIEPKFAYA; encoded by the coding sequence ATGGACAACAAGCTAGACGACAACATAGCCGGCATCGTCGTGCTGAAAAACGGCGCGATGGTGCACGAGGCGTACGACAACGGATGCGACGAAACCACGGCCATCCATGGGTTCTCGGTCACGAAAAGCGTGGTCGCGCTGCTGTTCGGCATCGCGCTGGACCAAGGCCTCCTCGAAAGCGTCGACCAGCGCGTGCTCGACTTCTTCCCGGACTACGCGGTCAAGCGCGGCGAGCGTACCATCCAACGCATCACCCTGCGCGATATGCTCACCATGACCGCGCCGTACAAGTACCGCTTCGCCCCCTACGCGAAGTACTTCGCCAGCGACGACTGGGTGCGCGCGTCGCTCGACCTGCTGGGCGGCAAGGGACGGGTGGGGGAGTTCCGCTACGCGCCGCTCATCGGCCCGGACATCCTCACGGGCGTTCTCGTGCGGGCGACGGGCCGGCCGGTGCTCGCCTTCGCGCAGGAGCACCTCTTCGGCCCCCTCGGCATCGACGTCGCGGGAAGCATCGCGTTCGAGAGCAAGGAAGACCAGCTCGCGTTCAACAAGGCGAAGGGCGTCAGCGGCTGGGTGGTTGACCCGCAGGGCGTGAACACCGCGGGCTGGGGCCTCACGCTCACGCCGCGCGACATGGCGAAGATCGGCCAGCTGTGCCTCGAAGGCGGCACCTGGGACGGTCGCCAGCTGGTGTCCCGGGCGTGGCTCGACGAATGCCTGCGCGAACACGCGCGCTGGAAGAAGATCGACCAGGGCTACGGCTACCTGTGGTGGATCGTCGATGCCGGCGAGGGCGCCTGCGCGGCCCTCGGCGACGGCGGCAACTGCATCTACTTCAACCGCGAGAAAGGCCTCGTCGTGGCCATCGCCTCGCTGTTCAAACCCCGCCCCAAAGACCGCATCGACCTCATCAGGACAAGCATCGAGCCGAAGTTCGCGTACGCCTAA
- a CDS encoding YfcC family protein gives MARSTDKKQREPLSSYSILFIIIFAVAIITVICSFFTPSISAATLPEVLDSSVEGLIDAAEISFFLLILGGCLGIVTKIGALDAGITALVRKMKGHELLLIPIIMAIFALLGSSYGFCEEAVPFYALLSLTMVAAGFDTMVASATVLLGAGVGCLGATVDPFANGVAIDTLRQAGIEVNTGNTIILGLILLAVSYAIAVFFVMRYARKVKADKGSTILSLQEQKAMEQAFGTEAQEGAEAQEDASTPAMTRVQAIALALFGLAFLVMIVGFIPWQNFGVDLFTLGGVYDEAAGAWTVLPWSAWITGAPLGEWYFKDASVWFLIMSIVIGVVARMSESKLVNTWIDGAADMVGVALVVGLARAIAILMESTHLDVVILDNVSQVLQGAGAAVFAPVSFLIFLGLSFIITSSSALATLSMPIMGSLASSLSFSPDVVVMLFVAANGLANLFSPTAAFLPGLMMAKVEYPTWLKWAAVPIVVIGLASVIILTIAMMLL, from the coding sequence ATGGCTCGATCGACCGACAAGAAGCAGCGCGAACCGCTGTCTTCGTACAGCATCCTGTTCATCATCATCTTCGCGGTGGCCATCATCACGGTCATCTGCTCGTTCTTCACGCCGAGCATCAGCGCGGCGACGCTGCCCGAGGTGCTCGACTCGTCGGTGGAGGGCCTCATCGACGCGGCGGAAATCTCGTTCTTCCTGCTTATCCTGGGCGGCTGCCTGGGCATCGTCACGAAAATCGGCGCGCTCGACGCGGGCATCACCGCGCTCGTGCGCAAGATGAAGGGCCACGAGCTGCTGCTCATCCCCATCATCATGGCCATCTTCGCGCTGCTGGGCAGCTCGTACGGCTTTTGCGAAGAGGCGGTGCCGTTCTACGCGCTGCTGTCGCTGACCATGGTGGCGGCCGGCTTCGACACCATGGTGGCCTCGGCCACGGTGCTGCTGGGCGCGGGCGTGGGCTGCCTCGGCGCGACGGTGGACCCCTTCGCGAACGGCGTGGCCATCGACACGCTGCGGCAAGCGGGCATCGAGGTGAACACGGGCAACACCATCATCCTCGGCCTCATCCTGCTGGCGGTGTCGTACGCCATCGCGGTGTTCTTCGTCATGCGCTACGCGCGCAAGGTGAAGGCCGACAAGGGCTCCACCATCCTTTCGCTGCAGGAGCAGAAGGCCATGGAGCAGGCGTTCGGCACCGAGGCGCAGGAAGGGGCCGAAGCGCAGGAGGACGCGAGCACGCCGGCCATGACGCGCGTGCAGGCTATCGCGCTCGCGCTGTTCGGGCTGGCGTTCCTCGTCATGATCGTCGGCTTCATCCCCTGGCAGAACTTCGGCGTTGACCTGTTCACGCTGGGCGGCGTGTACGACGAGGCGGCCGGCGCGTGGACGGTGCTGCCGTGGAGCGCGTGGATCACGGGCGCGCCGCTGGGCGAATGGTACTTCAAGGACGCGTCGGTGTGGTTCCTCATCATGTCCATCGTCATCGGCGTGGTGGCGCGCATGTCCGAGAGCAAGCTGGTGAACACGTGGATCGACGGCGCGGCCGACATGGTGGGCGTCGCGCTCGTCGTGGGCCTCGCGCGCGCCATCGCCATCCTCATGGAGTCGACGCACCTCGACGTGGTTATCCTCGACAACGTGTCGCAGGTGCTGCAAGGCGCCGGCGCCGCCGTGTTCGCGCCCGTCAGCTTCCTCATCTTCCTGGGACTGTCGTTCATCATCACGTCGTCGTCGGCGCTGGCCACGCTGTCGATGCCCATCATGGGCTCGCTGGCCTCGTCGCTGTCGTTCTCGCCCGACGTGGTGGTCATGCTGTTCGTGGCCGCCAACGGCCTGGCGAACCTGTTCAGCCCCACCGCCGCGTTCCTGCCCGGCCTCATGATGGCGAAGGTGGAGTACCCCACGTGGTTGAAATGGGCCGCCGTGCCCATCGTGGTCATCGGGCTGGCCAGCGTGATCATCCTCACGATCGCGATGATGCTGCTGTAG
- a CDS encoding Veg family protein: MDLAKQAKIVDSIHDTLHDFVGQRLKVRANMGRSKIVESEGVLMQVHPQLFILEVDRKRGRTSRQSYQYVDVLTGMVELSQNGEPLFEPFVPESAEGVPAAESVDEQEEEKVLS, encoded by the coding sequence ATGGATTTAGCGAAACAAGCCAAAATCGTCGACTCCATTCATGATACGTTACATGACTTCGTCGGTCAACGCCTGAAAGTTCGGGCCAACATGGGTCGTTCGAAAATCGTCGAGAGCGAAGGCGTTCTCATGCAGGTGCACCCGCAGCTGTTCATCCTCGAGGTGGACCGCAAGCGCGGCCGCACCTCCCGCCAGTCCTACCAGTACGTCGACGTGCTGACGGGCATGGTGGAGCTTTCCCAGAACGGCGAGCCGCTGTTCGAGCCGTTCGTGCCCGAGTCTGCCGAGGGCGTTCCCGCGGCGGAAAGCGTGGACGAGCAGGAAGAGGAGAAGGTCCTGTCCTAA
- a CDS encoding response regulator transcription factor, with translation MAQDQAKEGVRLPYVLRHFDVSYLGICAPHVWIYCVAHRAGLDFGGVVTGIPLYIALSAFMLVVMLLAWKGKASSIAPKLDWPLAALQAAATLLLVVPLPVTGAASATVAAIAAGIGVAWLYLQWAPFYAKLAIRDAIACIFCAMAVGSALKVPIDLLPPVPAAVVLMALPFASAALARRAQRKQPPVERAPRLFYDENPTSIPWKIMFGVAAYSLIIGVIQGMPIEADHTPFWMMTSAHHGAEIVVALCVLWWVFSKGGLLRFSSLWRAILLFTATGLFFLPVIGSAWAGWALVLISIAQTLVVMLFWTMLADVAHHSRTSPYVIFGSGWIAYSLPFALGEVAGKLEGVHGVGAMVLQVLAYLLTIAAVFALNEGNFSQRRIFADLEGPTPEQSMFAHIDEGCERLGAERGLTAREVEVLQLLCKGRSKSYIAESLFISENTVRSHSKHLYAKLDVHSKQEILDLIARG, from the coding sequence GTGGCGCAAGACCAGGCGAAGGAAGGCGTGCGCTTGCCGTACGTGCTGCGGCATTTCGACGTGTCGTACCTGGGCATCTGCGCGCCGCACGTGTGGATCTACTGCGTGGCGCACCGCGCGGGCCTCGACTTCGGCGGCGTGGTCACCGGCATCCCCCTCTACATCGCGCTGTCGGCGTTCATGCTGGTGGTGATGCTGCTCGCCTGGAAAGGGAAGGCCAGCAGCATCGCGCCCAAGCTGGACTGGCCGCTGGCTGCGCTGCAGGCGGCGGCCACCTTGCTGCTCGTGGTGCCGCTTCCCGTCACGGGAGCCGCCAGCGCCACGGTGGCCGCGATCGCGGCGGGCATCGGCGTGGCGTGGCTGTACCTGCAATGGGCGCCGTTCTACGCGAAGCTCGCCATCCGCGATGCCATCGCCTGCATCTTCTGCGCCATGGCCGTGGGCTCCGCGCTCAAGGTGCCCATCGACCTGCTGCCGCCCGTCCCGGCCGCCGTCGTGCTCATGGCGCTGCCCTTCGCCTCGGCCGCGCTGGCGCGTCGCGCGCAGCGCAAGCAGCCGCCGGTGGAGCGCGCGCCGCGGCTGTTTTACGACGAGAACCCCACGTCCATCCCGTGGAAGATCATGTTCGGCGTTGCCGCGTACAGCCTGATCATCGGCGTGATCCAGGGCATGCCCATCGAGGCCGACCACACGCCGTTCTGGATGATGACGTCCGCGCACCACGGGGCCGAGATCGTCGTGGCGCTGTGCGTGCTGTGGTGGGTGTTCTCGAAGGGCGGCCTGCTGCGGTTCTCCAGCCTGTGGCGGGCGATCCTGCTGTTCACGGCCACGGGGCTGTTCTTCCTGCCCGTCATCGGATCGGCGTGGGCGGGCTGGGCGCTCGTGCTCATCTCCATCGCGCAGACGCTCGTGGTCATGCTGTTCTGGACGATGCTGGCCGACGTGGCGCACCACTCGCGCACGTCGCCCTACGTCATCTTCGGCTCGGGATGGATCGCCTACTCGCTGCCGTTCGCCCTGGGCGAGGTGGCCGGCAAGCTGGAGGGCGTGCACGGCGTGGGCGCCATGGTGCTGCAGGTGCTGGCGTACCTGCTGACCATCGCGGCCGTGTTCGCGCTCAACGAGGGGAACTTCTCGCAGCGCCGCATCTTCGCCGACCTCGAGGGCCCCACCCCCGAGCAATCGATGTTCGCGCATATCGACGAGGGCTGCGAGCGCCTGGGCGCCGAGCGCGGCCTCACTGCGCGCGAGGTGGAGGTGCTGCAGCTGCTGTGCAAGGGCCGCTCGAAGAGCTACATCGCGGAAAGCTTGTTCATCAGCGAGAACACCGTGCGCTCCCATTCGAAGCACCTCTACGCCAAGCTCGACGTCCACTCGAAGCAGGAGATCCTGGACCTGATCGCGCGCGGGTAG